The DNA window ACAAACAGAACACTTAGCATATCCCTGCTTTACATCTATAAACTCCACTCCCATTTCAAGTAAAATGGTTTTCAAAACCGGGTCAGTATATTTTGTATTATGTATAGCCAAATTACCAAGTCTTGCTACATTATATGCAATATTATCCGGATAGTTTCTTTTAAGCTCTTTTTTGCCTTTTATGATTTTAAAACCTTTTCGTTTGAGCTTATAAATCGTTTCTTCATCGGCATTAGGAGCAACCACTATATTATCTTTGTAAATCGGATGAAACATTATATCAGGATGAGAACAGACAGCTTGATACAATTGTTGGCATCTGCCTACTGTGATACATTCAATTCCCCAATCTGTTAAAAATTTTATAGTTTGGGCATCCATTCTCTCGTCCACTAAAGCACAAGTTACATCTCCATCAGGTATAAAAGGAGTATCTAAAAACATGATCAAACACTGCCTTTCCATATATATAATTATTAAAGATACTGATCCAAATCCTTATATTTTTTCGATCAGTTTATTTCCTGATACTATTCTATAGTCATTATTCTAACACCATTTCTTTTTTTAAGTATAAATATTTCTACAAACTCCCCTAATCAATATCAAAATTCAGGACAAATATATTTCCATTAAAAAATAATAACCATAAGAGATTTTAAACAACTGTTCTTATGGTTATCGATTTTACTACAACTAAAAAATCTTCGGTTTGACAGACAAAAAACCGGAATATAAATACAATCCCACTATAACAATCTTCTCCTCAGCTTTTCAGGGGATTCAACGGATAAATAAGCAGGAGGTATATCAAAAACTGTAACCGCACCTATACGCCCTTGCTGACTCATCCTGTATACAGCTCGTGCATAGGCTACCAATACACTTCCGGTAAATTCAGGATTGCTATCCAATTTCAAAGAAAACTCCATATTATGATTATGCTCATTTTCCTTCCCTGTACGACCGCTTCTGATTACAACTCCTCCATGGGGCATGCCTGAATGTTGTTCATTTAGCTCTTGTTGACTTATAAAGGTCACGCGTGTTTGATAATCAGCAAAATAATTAGGCATGTTTTGAATTTGTTCTTTTATCTTCTCTTTATCTGCTCCTTGTTCAGTGACAACATAGCAATCCCGCATATGTCTGTCACCAACACTTAACCGGGGCTGTTCACCTTTTCGAACCTTTGCCATAGCGTCTTCTATAGGCACAGTGTACTGAACAGCATCTTTTACTCCTGAAACACGGCGTATAGCATCCGAATGTCCCTGACTTACCCCTCTTCCCCAAAAAGTATATGTACTCCCATCTGGCAATATCGCTTCTGTTATCAGACGATTTATAGAAAACAAACCTGGATCCCATCCTGCTGAAATAAGACTTAAACGCTTACCTTGCTTTGCTGCAATATCCACATCATCAAAATGCTCCGGAATTTTCGCATGGGTATCAAAACTATTCACAGTGTTGAATATCCTTGAAAAGTAAGGAGTCTGTTCAGGAAGGTCTGTCATAGATCCCCCACACAATATCATCACGTCAATTTTCTCTCTGTATTCCTGTGCCTGTTTAATATTTAGCACTTGTGCAGATTGAACAGGCTTAATAACCCCTTTTAAATCTCGCCTGCTAAAAATTGCCACCAGTTCCATGTCCGGATTTTTATCAATAGCCAGCTCTACTCCTCTTCCCAGATTACCATATCCAACTATTCCTACTCTAATATATTTGCTCATGTATTACGCCCTCCTCATCAAGCGTTTTTATGTTATTGTCTTGTACTAATCTATTAAAAAGGCAAAAGCATTAAACTTTTAATACTCTTCTTTAGCATCTTTTATCAGTTGCTGAATAACTTTGTTAACTATATCATAATTAAATCCTTTGTAAACCAAATGTCTAGCCAATTTTTGATACATCTTGTTCCGCTCTTCATGTTTTATTAATTCTAATTTTTTTTGACCATGATACAATGCATTCTCATATTCTTGGCCATCAGTTATATACAGTGATAACATTTCGTCTACAATCTCCGAATCTATCCCCTTTTTATAAAGATCCTGTTTTATGCGGTTTTTACCATACCTGTTTAGATTGATCTTATCTTTGATCATCATCCTTGCCAGTTCCTTATCATCTATCATATTATATCTTTTGAGTAGATCAATGACTCTATCTATTATCCGCTGCTGGTATCCCTTTCTATCCAACTTCATCCTCAGCATATGTTCGCTTTGCATGCTGCGGCCCGATATGTTGAATGCGGTAGTCTTAGCCTGAATATATTCTTCTTCCTCTACCACTTGTCTCAACTGGTCCTGGTTTATTTGAATTCCTTTGTCCAGTTTAAGTTTATATATAGTCTCCTTAGACACTCCTAAAACAAATTCCCCGTCTATATATATATTGACTCTATCTTTATTTTTCTTCTGACCTTGTATGTCGGTGATTACCCCATTCTATCATCCGCCTCTTTAAATCCAATCAAATAAAAAACATATCCTACTTTTAAAATTGTAATATATTTTAATACCGCTGACAAGATCAATGCCCTTAACCACGGCAAAAAGGGTTTAAGATCAAAATAACAATAATCTTCCAACACTTTTTGTCACAGTCTGACTTCTACAAAGTCTCTTGCACTTATAGCGTCAATAGTAACATCACAATCAAGGGCAACGATCTTTACCCCATAACTCTTGGCTTCTTTTAAAGCCTCTCCAAATTCCCAATGAGTTTTATAATTGGGGGCAAAATAAAGCACATCTTTCATCTGTATAATAAATGCTATATATGCCTCATAACCCTCTTGAACACTTTGACAAAGCTCCCTTATATGCTTAACACCCCGTTGAGTGGGAGCATCAGGAAAAAGAGCCACACCCCTTTGTTCTAATGTAACACCTTTTACTTCTATAAATATTTTTCTTGAAGAGCTTTGTACATAAAAATCAAAGCGAGAATTCCGGTAATTACATTCGGGTTTAATCGAGTGTACATCTTTAAAAATATCATTCTGGTTAAGCCATTCAAAAAATACCTTGTTAGGTGCCTGGCTATCTATATTGATAATCTTATTACCTTTGCAAACTCCAATCAAATCATATTTTGTCTTGCGGTGCTTTCCTTCAACTCGTTGCACAAAAACTCGCACCCCGGGAATTAAAAGTTCCTTACACCTGCCAGTATTTTTCACGTGACAAACTTCCTCTTTCCCTTGTATATCTATATAGGCGATAAATCTGTTGGGCCGAGACAGAAATTTTGCCTTTCTTATATTTTGATATTTCATAGCTATATTAACATATACCTCCTTAAATCTTGTAGTACACATTATAAACCCAAATAAACCCAAAGCTAGGATTGAATTATTCTTATTCTATCATGTTTTGAAGGAACGTAAAAAAGGGTTTCACAATTTTTGTGAAACCCTTTTTATGGTGCCGGAGACCGGAATCGAACCGGTACAGTCTTATTGGGACCGCAGGATTTTAAGTCCTGTGCGTCTGCCAATTCCGCCACTCCGGCATATATTGGAGGCGCCACCCAGATTTGAACTGGGGAATAAAGGTTTTGCAGACCTCTGCCTTACCGCTTGGCTATGGCGCCATTTAGATAAAATTGGAGCGGAAGACGGGATTCGAACCCGCGACATTCGCCTTGGCAAGGCGACGCTCTACCACTGAGCCACTCCCGCTCTTTGTTGGTGCTTCGGGGCGGAATCGAACCACCGACACGAGGATTTTCAATCCACTGCTCTACCGACTGAGCTACCGAAGCATGAAATAATGGCGACCCGGAAGGGACTCGAACCCTCGACCTCCAGCGTGACAGGCTGGCATTCTAACCAACTGAACTACCGGGCCACTATGTGTGGTGGGCGCAATAGGGCTTGAACCTATGACCCCCTGCTTGTAAGGCAGATGCTCTCCCAGCTG is part of the Clostridia bacterium genome and encodes:
- a CDS encoding diaminopimelate dehydrogenase, yielding MSKYIRVGIVGYGNLGRGVELAIDKNPDMELVAIFSRRDLKGVIKPVQSAQVLNIKQAQEYREKIDVMILCGGSMTDLPEQTPYFSRIFNTVNSFDTHAKIPEHFDDVDIAAKQGKRLSLISAGWDPGLFSINRLITEAILPDGSTYTFWGRGVSQGHSDAIRRVSGVKDAVQYTVPIEDAMAKVRKGEQPRLSVGDRHMRDCYVVTEQGADKEKIKEQIQNMPNYFADYQTRVTFISQQELNEQHSGMPHGGVVIRSGRTGKENEHNHNMEFSLKLDSNPEFTGSVLVAYARAVYRMSQQGRIGAVTVFDIPPAYLSVESPEKLRRRLL
- the recX gene encoding recombination regulator RecX gives rise to the protein MQGQKKNKDRVNIYIDGEFVLGVSKETIYKLKLDKGIQINQDQLRQVVEEEEYIQAKTTAFNISGRSMQSEHMLRMKLDRKGYQQRIIDRVIDLLKRYNMIDDKELARMMIKDKINLNRYGKNRIKQDLYKKGIDSEIVDEMLSLYITDGQEYENALYHGQKKLELIKHEERNKMYQKLARHLVYKGFNYDIVNKVIQQLIKDAKEEY
- the sfsA gene encoding DNA/RNA nuclease SfsA, which translates into the protein MKYQNIRKAKFLSRPNRFIAYIDIQGKEEVCHVKNTGRCKELLIPGVRVFVQRVEGKHRKTKYDLIGVCKGNKIINIDSQAPNKVFFEWLNQNDIFKDVHSIKPECNYRNSRFDFYVQSSSRKIFIEVKGVTLEQRGVALFPDAPTQRGVKHIRELCQSVQEGYEAYIAFIIQMKDVLYFAPNYKTHWEFGEALKEAKSYGVKIVALDCDVTIDAISARDFVEVRL